In one window of Sandaracinaceae bacterium DNA:
- a CDS encoding glutathione S-transferase family protein: MTNANNIVLYHHPFSRAANVVWMLEELGVPYTLEYVDMGQGAHHTSEFHQKNRMGKLPTLVDGDVTVAESAAIALYLADRYSYGELAPKVDTPERGPYLRWILFAPSVVEPGCYAQASKWDYQPQSAGWGTYENMLATMEDAIGDGPWLLGERFSMADVVFGGTVRYMLRFGMLEKRAAFVAYAERLEARPAAIASAAKNAAIVQEHKLGG, translated from the coding sequence ATGACCAACGCGAACAACATCGTCCTCTATCACCACCCCTTCAGCCGCGCCGCCAACGTCGTGTGGATGCTGGAAGAGCTGGGCGTGCCCTACACCCTCGAGTACGTCGACATGGGGCAAGGCGCGCACCACACGAGCGAGTTCCACCAGAAGAACCGCATGGGCAAGCTGCCCACGCTCGTCGACGGCGACGTCACGGTGGCCGAGAGCGCCGCGATCGCCCTGTACCTCGCCGACCGCTACTCCTATGGCGAACTGGCGCCCAAGGTCGACACACCAGAGCGAGGCCCGTACCTGCGCTGGATCCTGTTCGCGCCGTCCGTCGTCGAGCCCGGCTGCTATGCGCAGGCGTCCAAGTGGGACTACCAGCCGCAGTCGGCCGGGTGGGGCACGTACGAGAACATGCTCGCCACCATGGAGGACGCCATCGGTGACGGTCCGTGGCTGCTCGGCGAGCGCTTCAGCATGGCGGACGTCGTGTTCGGCGGTACCGTGCGCTACATGTTGCGCTTCGGAATGCTCGAGAAGCGCGCCGCGTTCGTCGCGTACGCCGAGCGCCTGGAGGCGCGCCCCGCCGCGATCGCCAGCGCCGCGAAGAACGCCGCCATCGTGCAAGAGCACAAGCTGGGCGGGTGA
- a CDS encoding AAA family ATPase → MNANAWAHYFGFASPPFSKEIRDDDLWVPASRERRVDRLVEACHEHQHILLTGEPGVGKTCVLRSLRQRLPEAGFRLTYCHNATLGRRDFYRQLCLALGLSPRATAAAVFYDIGQHIHELGAARVHPVFLLDEAHLLHQDVLDHLHILANYDWDSKALLSIVLVGLPELADRLALRRNRSLLSRIHTRIQLGAASPEDTAEYIEYRVRAVGGDNNPFSSDAVTILHEASSGRLRDIDRLATNALQHAASRKVRIVDRSVLGKVLADHLNDLVA, encoded by the coding sequence GTGAACGCCAACGCATGGGCCCACTACTTCGGCTTCGCGTCGCCGCCGTTCTCGAAGGAGATCCGCGACGACGACCTCTGGGTCCCCGCGTCGCGCGAGCGCCGCGTCGACCGCCTCGTCGAGGCTTGCCACGAACACCAGCACATCCTGCTCACCGGCGAGCCCGGTGTCGGCAAGACATGCGTCCTGCGCTCGCTACGACAGCGCCTCCCTGAAGCCGGATTCCGTCTCACCTACTGCCACAACGCCACGCTCGGTCGTCGCGACTTCTATCGCCAGCTCTGCCTCGCGCTGGGGCTGAGCCCACGCGCGACGGCGGCGGCGGTCTTCTACGACATCGGCCAGCACATCCACGAACTCGGCGCCGCGCGCGTCCACCCCGTCTTCCTCCTCGACGAAGCTCATCTCCTTCACCAGGACGTGCTCGACCACCTGCACATCCTCGCCAACTACGACTGGGACAGCAAAGCCCTCCTCTCCATCGTCCTCGTCGGCTTGCCCGAACTCGCCGACCGGCTCGCGCTGCGCCGCAACCGCTCGCTGCTCAGCCGAATCCACACGCGCATCCAGCTCGGCGCGGCCTCTCCCGAGGACACCGCCGAGTACATCGAATACCGCGTCCGCGCTGTCGGCGGGGACAACAACCCCTTCTCGAGCGACGCCGTCACCATCCTCCACGAGGCCTCGTCTGGTCGCCTCCGCGACATCGACCGCCTCGCCACCAACGCCCTCCAGCACGCCGCCTCGCGCAAGGTCCGCATCGTCGACCGATCCGTCCTCGGCAAAGTGCTCGCCGACCACCTCAACGACCTCGTCGCCTGA
- a CDS encoding GyrI-like domain-containing protein translates to MLENPHVTETEALLVAKVPVTTPRDKIHEVMGPAISEVYAMVLEQGRSPVGPWFTHHLRVDPAVFDFEACVPVDQPVAAAGRVVPGDWPATRVARAIYQGPYEGLGEAWGAFKAWVAAQGLTGRDDLYERYLVGPESTTDGTQFRTELNQPLV, encoded by the coding sequence ATGCTCGAGAACCCCCACGTCACCGAGACCGAGGCGCTGCTCGTCGCCAAGGTCCCCGTCACGACCCCGCGCGACAAGATCCACGAGGTCATGGGCCCGGCCATCTCGGAGGTCTACGCCATGGTGCTCGAGCAGGGGCGCTCCCCCGTCGGGCCCTGGTTCACGCACCACCTGCGCGTCGACCCGGCCGTGTTCGACTTCGAGGCCTGCGTGCCCGTGGACCAGCCGGTCGCTGCGGCGGGGCGCGTGGTGCCGGGCGACTGGCCCGCGACGCGCGTCGCCCGCGCCATCTACCAGGGCCCCTACGAGGGCCTGGGCGAGGCGTGGGGTGCGTTCAAGGCGTGGGTCGCGGCCCAAGGGCTGACGGGCCGCGACGACCTCTACGAGCGCTACCTGGTGGGCCCCGAGAGCACCACGGACGGGACCCAGTTCCGTACCGAGCTGAACCAGCCGCTCGTCTGA
- a CDS encoding SRPBCC family protein: MTTEPTPENDRELVLTRLVDVAPEKLYRCWTEPALLMQWFAPAPFTTPSAELDVRAGGANRITMRSPEGQDMPNEGVYLEVVPNEKLVFTDAFAAGWRPAGKPFMAVELTFAREGDKTRYTARVRHWTVEACEQHVAMGFHQGWGQCADQLMALAATL; this comes from the coding sequence ATGACCACCGAACCGACCCCTGAAAACGACCGCGAGCTCGTGCTCACGCGCCTCGTCGACGTCGCCCCCGAGAAGCTCTACCGCTGCTGGACCGAGCCTGCCCTGCTGATGCAGTGGTTCGCGCCCGCGCCCTTCACCACCCCGAGCGCCGAGCTGGACGTGCGCGCGGGCGGCGCGAACCGCATCACCATGCGCAGCCCCGAGGGGCAGGACATGCCGAACGAGGGCGTGTACCTCGAGGTGGTCCCCAACGAGAAGCTGGTCTTCACCGACGCGTTCGCCGCAGGCTGGCGGCCCGCCGGGAAGCCCTTCATGGCGGTGGAGCTCACCTTCGCTCGTGAGGGCGACAAGACCCGCTACACGGCGCGCGTGCGCCACTGGACGGTCGAGGCGTGCGAGCAGCACGTCGCGATGGGCTTCCACCAGGGCTGGGGGCAGTGCGCCGATCAGCTCATGGCGCTGGCGGCGACGCTGTGA
- a CDS encoding FadR family transcriptional regulator — translation MKNDVASRIEQVLVRELLQGAYPMGTRMPTVRELAERFDVNVTTVQRALARLEATGLVTARQGSGIHVEDPALTGEITLAPALLEAALHDSAARRRILQDFLDVRRALMTTMMIEHRDAIIAAGATLVGAAIELESVADDDIDGKLSADAAFSRLMVKLAGDNMTVAWLYNTALRMLRQVPFLAEAYYADSAALRRHNLAIIQALVATRESRGELWEELNRILVEMDHGIVERFETLLQTIRDSEDGDTG, via the coding sequence ATGAAGAACGACGTCGCGAGCCGGATCGAGCAGGTCCTCGTGCGGGAGCTGCTGCAGGGGGCGTACCCGATGGGGACGCGCATGCCGACGGTCCGTGAGCTCGCGGAGCGCTTCGACGTCAACGTCACCACCGTCCAGCGAGCGCTCGCCCGGCTGGAGGCGACTGGCCTTGTCACGGCCCGCCAAGGCAGCGGGATCCACGTGGAGGACCCTGCGCTGACCGGCGAGATCACGCTCGCGCCCGCCCTGTTGGAGGCGGCGCTGCACGACTCCGCGGCGCGCCGCCGCATCCTGCAAGACTTTCTGGACGTCCGCCGCGCGCTCATGACCACGATGATGATCGAGCATCGTGACGCGATCATCGCAGCCGGCGCCACGTTGGTGGGCGCCGCCATCGAGCTGGAGAGCGTCGCGGACGACGACATCGACGGCAAGCTCAGCGCCGACGCAGCCTTCTCGCGCCTGATGGTCAAGCTGGCCGGCGACAACATGACCGTGGCGTGGCTCTACAACACGGCGCTCCGCATGCTGCGGCAGGTCCCCTTTCTCGCGGAAGCCTACTACGCAGACAGCGCCGCGCTTCGGCGCCACAACTTGGCCATCATCCAGGCCCTGGTCGCGACGCGCGAGTCGCGGGGCGAGCTCTGGGAGGAGCTCAACCGGATCCTGGTCGAGATGGACCATGGGATCGTCGAGCGCTTCGAGACGCTGCTGCAGACGATCCGCGACTCCGAAGATGGTGACACGGGGTGA
- a CDS encoding thioesterase family protein — protein sequence MSMPEPALAPTFRRHDDAFVPLAPARSGWDPGLCNGSAAAGLLARLLEGALRRPGFQVARLTIDLLKPIPFDALTGRAHVQREGGRLRQGEAELRCGDAVVARASGLFLAGSDAPSSVYGPAPFPPPGEAESSGMFRASKDPGRQPSFEYFCDLRWVTARDAAQPALWVTPPAVFVEGEPCSDLVRCVGAADLMAGLAELSRRQRAPESPVAINADLNLTFSGEPRGSAFGLRLTHLAAEAGVGLAHAELFDADGFRGTVAQCRVGNTPKSRTP from the coding sequence ATGTCCATGCCCGAACCTGCGCTCGCCCCGACCTTTCGACGACACGACGATGCCTTCGTGCCGCTCGCCCCCGCCCGCAGCGGCTGGGACCCGGGGCTGTGCAACGGCAGCGCCGCGGCCGGCTTGCTCGCGCGGCTGCTCGAAGGCGCGCTGCGACGACCCGGATTTCAGGTGGCGCGGCTCACCATCGACCTGCTCAAGCCCATCCCGTTCGACGCGCTGACGGGGCGTGCCCACGTGCAGCGTGAAGGCGGTCGCCTGCGCCAAGGGGAGGCCGAGCTGCGGTGTGGTGACGCCGTGGTGGCGCGCGCGAGCGGTCTGTTCCTCGCGGGATCGGACGCCCCGAGCAGCGTGTACGGACCGGCGCCCTTCCCACCCCCAGGGGAAGCCGAGTCGAGCGGTATGTTCCGCGCTTCCAAAGACCCCGGGCGACAGCCGTCGTTCGAGTACTTCTGCGACCTGCGCTGGGTCACCGCGCGCGACGCCGCGCAGCCCGCGCTGTGGGTGACCCCTCCGGCCGTCTTCGTCGAGGGAGAGCCGTGCTCCGACCTGGTCCGCTGCGTGGGCGCCGCCGACCTGATGGCGGGCCTGGCCGAGCTGAGCCGACGGCAGCGCGCGCCCGAGTCACCGGTGGCCATCAACGCCGACCTGAACCTGACGTTCAGCGGAGAGCCACGCGGTTCGGCGTTCGGGCTGCGGCTGACCCACCTCGCAGCCGAAGCAGGGGTTGGCCTCGCGCACGCCGAGCTGTTCGACGCAGACGGCTTCCGGGGCACCGTCGCGCAGTGCCGCGTGGGGAACACGCCGAAGTCGCGCACGCCGTGA
- a CDS encoding glycosyltransferase, protein MTLPHVAQLSRPSPIGGATESRATPPSWLRRVAIANDYVRIPYANGSSFASQFLYRALEQNGHEVTIVGPEERGANGPAVGAMPPRHLCLASVPLRTHPGVHLALPSRGPLRALGAANFDVFLAQTCSALLKAGVWLRQAHQVPLVAVNTVHLPSVYNVVLPDWLNERAWVHELFRERIVPWVERTTAETYNRGDGLVVLSPGLKRYWEQRGVEVPIHVIPRAIEKRIFDGRGGADPFDERTVRGSRLLVVCRHVREKNMEQLLSIFARDILPGHRDVTLTLVGDGPDHDTFVRHAAALGLADRVFFAGERPLAEMPRWYAHADVFVYTSLSETYGQVIGEALHAGLPVVAFADQMGVSGQVTNGVDGYLVDPGSDERDGGLAFGSRVLQLLGDRASRARMGALARDNALRRSDPDACVARYYDAFESARLHRDAQREGRFPRAASSATLASWTALHGVSFALGLLRPPVQLNRAKAQTPAWDL, encoded by the coding sequence ATGACTCTCCCTCACGTAGCCCAGCTCTCTCGCCCGAGCCCCATCGGCGGCGCCACCGAGTCACGGGCGACGCCCCCCAGCTGGCTGCGCCGCGTCGCCATCGCCAACGACTACGTGCGCATCCCCTACGCCAACGGCTCGTCGTTCGCGTCGCAGTTTCTCTACCGCGCGCTCGAGCAGAACGGGCACGAGGTGACCATCGTCGGCCCGGAGGAGCGGGGCGCGAACGGTCCGGCCGTCGGCGCGATGCCGCCGCGTCACCTGTGCCTGGCGTCCGTGCCGCTGCGCACCCATCCCGGGGTGCACCTGGCGCTGCCTTCGCGCGGGCCGTTGCGCGCCCTGGGCGCGGCCAACTTCGACGTCTTCCTGGCCCAGACGTGCAGCGCACTCCTGAAGGCGGGCGTGTGGCTGCGACAGGCGCACCAGGTGCCGCTCGTCGCGGTGAACACCGTCCACCTGCCCAGCGTGTACAACGTGGTGCTACCCGACTGGCTGAACGAGCGCGCGTGGGTGCACGAGCTCTTCCGTGAGCGGATCGTCCCGTGGGTGGAGCGCACCACCGCCGAGACGTACAACCGCGGCGACGGGCTGGTGGTGCTCAGCCCAGGCCTCAAGCGCTACTGGGAGCAGCGGGGCGTCGAGGTGCCGATCCACGTCATCCCCAGGGCCATCGAGAAGCGCATCTTCGACGGACGCGGTGGTGCCGACCCGTTCGACGAACGAACGGTCCGTGGCAGCCGCTTGCTCGTGGTGTGCCGGCACGTTCGCGAGAAGAACATGGAGCAGCTGCTCTCGATCTTCGCGCGCGACATCCTGCCTGGGCACCGCGACGTCACGCTCACGCTCGTGGGCGATGGTCCGGACCATGACACCTTCGTCCGTCACGCGGCCGCGCTCGGGCTCGCTGATCGCGTGTTCTTCGCAGGCGAACGTCCGCTGGCCGAGATGCCGCGCTGGTACGCCCACGCCGACGTGTTCGTGTACACGTCGCTCTCCGAGACCTACGGGCAGGTGATCGGCGAGGCGCTGCACGCCGGGCTCCCGGTGGTGGCGTTCGCCGATCAGATGGGGGTGAGCGGACAGGTGACCAACGGTGTCGACGGGTACCTCGTGGACCCAGGCTCGGACGAGCGCGACGGAGGGCTGGCGTTCGGCAGCCGGGTGCTGCAGCTGCTTGGCGATCGCGCGTCACGTGCACGCATGGGGGCGCTCGCGCGCGACAACGCGCTGCGACGGAGCGACCCCGACGCGTGCGTCGCCCGCTACTACGACGCGTTCGAGAGTGCGCGCCTCCACCGGGACGCGCAGCGCGAGGGACGCTTCCCGCGTGCGGCGAGCTCCGCGACCCTCGCGAGCTGGACGGCCCTGCACGGCGTGTCCTTCGCGCTCGGCCTGCTGCGTCCGCCCGTGCAGCTCAACCGGGCCAAAGCCCAGACGCCAGCCTGGGACCTGTGA
- a CDS encoding RNA polymerase sigma factor encodes MSELGTLQSTLTSARPRAVAALLRYFRDLDLAEEAFQDACLRALRSWPENGPPRDPAAWLIMVGRNAALDSVRRNARLRPLEAGEGHDLGTPAEAAEADLVERLDDSHYRDDVLRLLFICCHPELPATQQIALALRIVSGLSVAQIARAFVVGESAMEQRITRAKAKVAAAGLPFATPDAGERSDRLAAVATMLQLVFNEGYSAAAEPERAQLADEGIRLMRLLLRMFPSEPELMGLLANMLLQHARRDARFDAAGEVILLEDQDRRRWDPRAIREGLALLDKAMLHRAPGPYQVQAAIAALHARAETAADTDWAQIDRLYATLEHLRPSPIVTLNRAVAVSKVEGPEVALRMVEPLSERLGSYFYFHGLRGGLLLQLGRPHEAREAFDRAISLATTAAEAAHIRMHLDRLSEASSTRA; translated from the coding sequence ATGAGCGAGCTCGGGACGCTGCAGAGCACGCTCACGTCGGCGCGGCCCCGCGCGGTGGCGGCGCTCCTGCGCTACTTCAGAGACCTGGATCTCGCGGAGGAGGCGTTCCAGGACGCGTGCCTGCGCGCGCTCCGGTCCTGGCCCGAGAACGGCCCCCCACGCGACCCCGCCGCCTGGCTCATCATGGTCGGGCGCAACGCCGCGCTCGACAGCGTGCGGCGCAACGCCCGGCTGCGCCCGCTGGAGGCGGGAGAAGGGCACGACCTGGGCACGCCAGCCGAGGCAGCCGAAGCCGACCTGGTGGAGCGCCTGGACGACAGCCACTACCGCGACGACGTGCTGCGGCTGCTGTTCATCTGCTGCCACCCCGAGCTCCCGGCCACCCAGCAGATCGCCCTCGCGCTGCGCATCGTGTCGGGCCTGAGCGTGGCGCAGATCGCGCGCGCCTTCGTGGTGGGTGAATCCGCGATGGAGCAGCGCATCACACGTGCCAAAGCCAAGGTCGCCGCGGCGGGGCTCCCGTTCGCGACGCCTGACGCGGGCGAGCGGTCGGACCGCCTGGCCGCCGTCGCGACGATGCTGCAGCTGGTGTTCAACGAGGGTTACTCGGCCGCCGCCGAGCCCGAGCGCGCCCAGCTGGCCGACGAGGGCATCCGCCTGATGCGCCTCCTGCTGCGCATGTTCCCCTCCGAGCCCGAGCTGATGGGCCTGCTCGCGAACATGCTGCTGCAGCACGCCCGCCGCGACGCGCGCTTCGACGCCGCGGGCGAGGTCATCCTGTTGGAGGACCAGGACCGCCGACGCTGGGACCCACGCGCCATCCGCGAGGGCTTGGCGCTGCTGGACAAGGCCATGCTGCACCGCGCGCCCGGGCCGTATCAGGTGCAGGCCGCCATCGCGGCCCTCCACGCGCGCGCCGAGACCGCCGCGGACACGGATTGGGCGCAGATCGACCGCCTGTACGCGACGCTCGAGCACCTGCGGCCGTCCCCCATCGTCACGCTCAACCGCGCCGTGGCCGTGTCGAAGGTCGAGGGGCCCGAGGTGGCGCTGCGCATGGTCGAGCCGCTGAGCGAGCGCCTCGGGAGCTACTTCTACTTTCACGGCCTGCGCGGCGGCCTGCTCCTGCAGCTGGGACGCCCGCACGAGGCCCGCGAGGCCTTCGACCGCGCCATCAGCCTGGCCACGACCGCGGCCGAGGCCGCTCACATCCGCATGCACCTGGACCGCCTCAGCGAGGCGTCGTCCACACGAGCCTGA
- a CDS encoding ATP-grasp domain-containing protein, translated as MKSVIVNAGPGAWGFEPLANALAAATGVPISETPAEWNYVLGWPESMAGFPSGSFVPQQAITLAADKRLLARAFERGAVPSPETTLVDSAEEARRFLGATDRYCLKYPTGVGAHGHRMLTEDALAALPSSWPRPLVVQAFIESVRPEVFRIYAVGGELLGFNVRRFPDDTLGGPWVSHARGGRYESAGEAPEEARVAARAALSATGLLSSFGCADLMRDAQGRWLVLEVGTDGVFNHVDRDVDDDAFLATLHARIAEVFLAGPR; from the coding sequence ATGAAGAGCGTCATCGTGAACGCGGGGCCGGGCGCCTGGGGATTCGAGCCGTTGGCGAACGCGCTGGCGGCGGCCACGGGCGTGCCCATCTCGGAGACCCCAGCCGAATGGAACTACGTGCTCGGGTGGCCGGAGAGCATGGCCGGCTTCCCGTCCGGATCATTCGTGCCCCAGCAGGCCATCACCCTCGCCGCCGACAAGCGCCTGCTGGCGCGAGCGTTCGAGCGTGGTGCCGTCCCCTCGCCCGAGACCACCTTGGTGGACTCGGCGGAAGAGGCCCGGCGTTTCCTCGGCGCCACGGATCGCTACTGCCTCAAGTATCCGACCGGCGTGGGGGCGCACGGCCACCGTATGCTCACGGAGGACGCGCTGGCCGCGCTCCCTTCGAGCTGGCCGCGGCCCCTCGTGGTGCAGGCCTTCATCGAGAGCGTGCGTCCCGAGGTGTTCCGCATCTACGCCGTGGGCGGTGAGCTGCTGGGCTTCAACGTGCGACGCTTCCCCGACGACACCCTCGGAGGGCCGTGGGTCAGCCACGCGCGCGGAGGCCGCTACGAGAGCGCAGGTGAGGCCCCCGAGGAGGCGCGGGTCGCCGCGCGGGCGGCCTTGTCCGCGACGGGGTTGCTCTCGAGCTTCGGCTGCGCGGACCTGATGCGCGACGCCCAGGGACGCTGGCTGGTGTTGGAGGTAGGCACGGACGGCGTGTTCAACCACGTGGACCGCGACGTGGACGACGACGCGTTCTTGGCCACGCTGCACGCCCGCATCGCCGAGGTGTTCCTCGCGGGTCCGCGCTGA
- a CDS encoding SRPBCC family protein has protein sequence MSKKKKALGVVGVLAVVVAAFCAYVATRPTSYTVSRSLVVNAPPDAVAPYLTDLRQWILWNPWDELEPSSTKVYSDPASGVGAWYTWSGEEVGAGRMEITSITPTRVDYALTFTAPMEDQAVVFMELAPEGDGQTRVTWSMQGQLNFMGRVMDTLMGMDGMIGPDFERGLHKLGEIVSR, from the coding sequence ATGTCCAAGAAAAAGAAAGCCCTCGGGGTGGTGGGCGTCCTGGCAGTCGTCGTCGCGGCGTTCTGCGCCTACGTCGCCACTCGCCCGACGAGCTACACGGTATCGCGGTCCCTCGTGGTAAACGCCCCACCGGACGCGGTGGCGCCCTACCTGACGGACCTGCGTCAGTGGATCCTCTGGAACCCGTGGGACGAGCTCGAGCCGAGCTCCACCAAGGTCTACTCGGACCCGGCGTCGGGCGTGGGCGCCTGGTACACGTGGAGCGGGGAAGAGGTGGGCGCGGGGCGGATGGAAATCACGAGCATCACCCCCACACGCGTGGACTATGCGTTGACCTTCACGGCTCCCATGGAGGACCAAGCCGTCGTCTTCATGGAGCTGGCCCCAGAGGGCGACGGCCAGACCCGCGTGACGTGGAGCATGCAGGGGCAGCTCAACTTCATGGGCCGCGTGATGGACACGCTGATGGGCATGGATGGCATGATCGGCCCCGACTTCGAGCGCGGCCTCCACAAGCTGGGCGAGATCGTCAGCCGCTAG
- a CDS encoding YciI family protein — protein sequence MLYAVLCYNSEDVVWSWTQAEDDAVMARLGVVHDRWEQAGKLKPAIRLLPTTSATTLRKADGLVLDGPYAETKEQLLGFYIIDVADLEEGLQFARELTEANPGGAYELRPIALYVPGTPVSPENVAGTGR from the coding sequence ATGCTCTACGCTGTGCTCTGCTACAACTCCGAAGACGTCGTCTGGTCCTGGACCCAGGCCGAGGACGACGCCGTGATGGCCCGCCTCGGCGTGGTGCACGACCGCTGGGAGCAAGCCGGCAAGCTCAAGCCGGCCATCCGGCTGTTGCCCACGACGTCGGCCACGACCCTGCGCAAGGCGGACGGCCTGGTCCTGGACGGCCCTTACGCCGAGACCAAGGAGCAGCTGCTCGGCTTCTACATCATCGACGTGGCCGACCTGGAGGAGGGCCTGCAGTTCGCCCGCGAGCTGACCGAGGCGAACCCGGGCGGGGCCTACGAGCTGCGCCCGATCGCCCTGTACGTGCCGGGCACTCCGGTGTCGCCCGAGAACGTGGCGGGGACGGGACGCTGA
- a CDS encoding methyltransferase domain-containing protein: protein MYSQDFYERRQVAKEMAAELVLDRLLPVVPTVRTAVDVGCGVGTWLAALEARGVDVTGFDGPWVDARRLRIDADRFRRADLVQPLPLMRRCDLAISLEVAEHLPETAALTFVDNLTRLSDVVLFSAAIPGQGGTGHVNEQWPDYWAVRFDAKGYALADVLRTPLWNDERIPYWYRQNTFVYVARSALPRVAPALRDAITQGPQLPLRAVHPCLFDEKRRGFSGLVGDRLRETRRAVMQTLEARWDAAT from the coding sequence ATGTACTCGCAGGACTTCTACGAGCGGCGTCAGGTGGCCAAGGAGATGGCCGCCGAGCTCGTGCTCGATCGCTTGCTGCCCGTGGTGCCGACGGTCCGTACGGCCGTCGACGTGGGCTGCGGGGTGGGCACTTGGCTCGCCGCCCTCGAGGCACGCGGCGTGGACGTGACGGGCTTCGACGGGCCCTGGGTGGACGCGCGCCGCCTGCGCATCGACGCCGACCGCTTTCGGCGAGCCGATCTGGTGCAGCCGCTGCCGCTCATGCGCCGCTGCGACCTCGCCATCTCGTTGGAGGTCGCCGAGCACCTGCCGGAGACCGCGGCGCTGACGTTCGTCGACAACCTCACGCGCCTGTCCGACGTGGTGCTGTTCTCGGCGGCCATCCCCGGTCAGGGTGGCACAGGGCACGTCAACGAGCAGTGGCCCGACTACTGGGCCGTGCGCTTCGACGCGAAAGGCTACGCGCTGGCCGACGTGTTGCGCACCCCGCTGTGGAACGACGAGCGCATCCCGTACTGGTACCGGCAGAACACGTTCGTCTACGTGGCCCGCAGCGCCCTCCCCCGGGTGGCTCCCGCGCTGCGCGACGCCATCACGCAAGGCCCACAGCTCCCGCTCCGCGCGGTTCACCCCTGCCTCTTCGACGAGAAGCGACGCGGGTTCTCTGGGCTGGTGGGCGACCGGCTACGCGAGACGCGGCGCGCGGTGATGCAGACGCTCGAGGCGCGCTGGGACGCCGCCACCTGA